In Tenrec ecaudatus isolate mTenEca1 chromosome 1 unlocalized genomic scaffold, mTenEca1.hap1 SUPER_1_unloc_13, whole genome shotgun sequence, the DNA window GCCACGGTGGGTGCCACGGAGATGAGCGTAGTGGTGACCACAGATGGCTATGCTGATTCCGTGCGCGGAGACCACTTCGTGATGCCAGCCGAGCGcctgctgcccctgtgaggtgtgttggacgtcctggagggcagggcccgGCACCCTGGCGTGCTCTACGTGCAGAAGCAGTGCTCTAACCTGCTTACCGAGCTGCCCCAGCTGCTGCCCGACTTGGAGCCCCACGTGCCCTGGGCCTCCGAGGCTCTGGGTGAGAGGGGGCGACTGGGGCAGAGGACAgtcgttgagaatacacagcagaagcacacaccaagcttctacactgacagctcggtgacattgattgtcttggcccacacccaccaccccatggccagggtcaggccctgccgcccTGGAAGCCTTGACTGTTGACCGACTGCAAAGGATTAGTGCTCTAACTTTTGCCTGTGGGGGGCTGGGCCCACTCCCCAAGCCCTCCAAACCATGGCCTCTTCGCCACTTTTCCCTGGGATGGCCCTCGCTCGCACGCAGCACCCCTGCCCATATCCTGTTGGGTGTTATCCCAGACccaacctgcaggggacaaccgctcctaactctcctcctctgtcctgcagggaagaTGCCAGAGGCGGTGAACTTCTGGCTGGGGGAGGCGGCCGCAGTGATGTCCTGTAGGTGTCTCTGGGATGCAGGGACAGGGAGgagccaggatggggccaagggtgggaggctggcctgGAGGGTCGGTCTACAATTCTGCGAACAGAGGAGGAGCGGCGTTGCAGCGTGGTGGGTGGGATGACTTTGGTGTGGGGGCGCACTAGACATCTCTCAGAGGGCACGTTGGCCCCGGAGGTGAACTTGGGAGAACCCTATGCGTGGATATTTACCTCTTTGGAGAGATGACCCGCATGGGGCGTGTGGTGAGTGCCAAGTCCCTGGTGGCTGGGATCTGGAATGCCCTCCACCCCAGACACCCCCTGGGCATCTCCTGGAGTCTGGTTTGACTATgtcgttgagaatacacagagcaaaagcacacaccaagcttctacgctgacagctcagtgacattgattcagtccctctagttggttcaaacgttctcaccctcccttcccgagttcttctccctgagggaaatgagggggcttcagaaactgtgtagaaaataatgggattccccctcccccttataaattcattgtcctccaggatcctggctgttctttgaagaggctgttttcagtctgagcccggatggagtttaaaagagcaccatgctcatggcagagggatggaGATCCTTTACTGGCTAAGTTGAACTAGTACTGGGCGTAAAGGAGACATCAGGGGACACTTTGGATGGAAGGTTGAAATCTTTATTCGCAGGACTTTCTCGTTTTTACACCCCTGGCTGTCTTGAGGCGCAAGGCTCTGGGTGGGCAGGTTCTGCCTCTCATGTGCCCTGCTCCGCCAAATCTGCCCaggaccttctttgtgttggcagtGCACAAGGACCACTACGAAAACCTCTACTGTGTCCTCTCTGGAGAGAAACATTTCCTGTTTCACCCACCCAGCGATCGACCCTTCATCCCCTATGGTAGGGCTGGGACCTGCCTTACGCATGGGCCCCAAACCAGAGGAAGGGTAGCGAGGCTTCCCTGCCTGTGTCCCTGGGGCCAGGCAGCCAacaggagaggctgggaggaggtgtGAGGGGCTGGGAGCACTCTTTGCAGAGCTCCCCCTTTTTCTCTGGCATCAGAGCTGTACACCCCAGCAACCTACCGACTCACTGAGGCGGGCACCTTTGAGGTGGTGGATGAAGAGGCCATGGAGAAGGTGTCCATCTTGGCCCTGGGCCTCAGGGAGGGGCAAGCTCATCCATCTCCGAGGAGCAAGTGGGCCCCAAAAGTCCTGGGAAGGTGGCCCCTTCCTCCGTAAGGTCCCACCTTCTGGGGCTGGCTTCCCAGGGCGGATGGAGGGGGACCTTTGGCCCTTACCGTTGGCAAGGCCAAAGGCCGAGTTCCCCGGTCCTGCTCCGTCCCCAGGTGCCCTGGCTTCCACTGGATCCCTTGACACCAGATCTGTCCCGGTACCCACAGTACCGTGGGGCCCAGGCCCTCCGCTGCACCATGCAGGCCGGCGAGATGCTCTacctgccggccttgtggttccACCACGTGCAGcagtcccagggctgcattgctggtgaggagctgctggcctcggccagcgggtgggctggggaggctctgggtcagagctgggccacccactcctgtgcttgctctccccacagtgaacttctggtacgacatggagtatgacctcaagtacagttacttccaactgctcgacaccctcaccaaggcctcaggcctggactagtggagcccccagggaacgtgcccccccacagctcagggggcactctggctcctccccagatAGGCCCCCACAGAGACACCCTGCAATCTGTCTGACCCAGAACCCCGTTTGGGTTGGGACCGATCCTGGAGACTATCGTGGGTGATAGGAGGAGGACCAGGAAGTGCCAGGCAGGTGTCTAGGTCAGGGTTCCCAGAAAGCTGCCACGCAGGTGAAGCAGCCCCGTGGGTGGAGGCCAGCTGCGGCGTCCTCCCTCCTCTGTAAAGCTGTGAAGTGGACATAATGATGGTCCCTACCTTTctggctgccctggggcctggagagggtttctgtaagggcccgctcgctcgctcgaaagacatgctcaataaagccggggaggctccatgtggtacctgccccttgtggatttctgtgtctccaggagggcggggagggttcAGATGGAAATGTCAGAGAGAGGAGCTAGCTCCCTGTCTGTCCAGGGACCACAGCTTGTACTCCGGTCTGGCCGGCAGGCCAACCCTGTTTTAACTCTCTGCCAGGGCTCATTGACTGGGACTCTGGTTTGCTTCGCGATGGGGTTGGTGGCCTGGGGACGAGCCTGTGTCTCCTAACCAGCACAGGGACCAGGGGACAtaaactgccccacccccacccctgggctgctcctctgcagaaggaactggctttctcatgctgcccccacaaaaggggagatgagcccccttcccctgggtgcccacctggagctccagtcctggccatctctggggacccaggtggcccaggccctggCTTTGAAGAGCTGTTTTTAGTAACAGCCACTCCCCTGCTGTGATGATAGGCTCCGGATACACCCCTCCTCCGGGTCTGCTTCAGTGGAGACTGGGCATTCCTGTCCTTCTGGTACCTGGATGTTGCTACAAGCCTTGTTGGTGGGGACTCTGCCCTTGCCCTACCTCTGGCggctgcccagacctgtggcccctccaagccataccttcctgtcctgctcacacgggtggttggtgagctgtcctggaagcaggacccagctgggcaggcccaggtggtgtctgctgggggcagtgggttttccaggaacccagcaggggtgggggaccttgAGCCCATGGGAGGGTGTCAGTAGCCCCAGTATAGGCTGAGGTGCCACATTTCTTGGACAGGGTGTGGGGCTTGGGCGGAGCGGAAGATGCAGGTGGGAGGGGCTAGGGAGGCCAGTTGGGACATACTTGGATTTTGGCTTAAAACCCCACAGTCCTCGGCCCAGTGGCTACTGCTGCCTTTGCTCGCCCcgcctgggacccccagcctcATGGCTCTGGTAAGACTGGCGTGGCACTGGAGCCCACTCTGACCCTTGCTCCCCACCTGAGTCCTGGCTAATGCTTTCTCTGGAGGGCTGTGGCCACGGTGGTCTTCAGGTGTAGGGGGCGTGTTTGCCAGCTTTAGGTAGGGGCATGGCTGGGCTGCGGATCCACAGAGCTTCTAGGCAGGGAGAGGCTCCtggctgctcccctgctccctctgagtcagtTGCCTGGGCTGTCGGGGCCTGAGACTGATGAGATGGGTGACTTTCCCGGGTTCTTCCTCTGCCAGGAACCCCTGGGTGCATGCAGCTGGGACTTCCAACGACAGCTGGGAGGCCAGTGAAAGGGTGTGCTGACACACGCTCCCTGGCCCCAGCGCACCTGGCAGGGCTTCAGCCCAGAGCCCGGGGTAGTTTGGGATGGAGTCCTGGGGTCCTTTGTTCCTCTGCCCTCGGAGAACCTGGAGGGCGCAGGGCTTGGCTCCCATGGGCTGCCTGACCTGGtaacctcccacctgccccagcacagaggtggcttccagaactgccccctgaccaggggtgggatgcacAGGGAGGAGCGAGTGAGCAAGCAGGAGCTTAGTCCTAGCAGGCCGCTCCCTCCATGCCTTTCTGTATGCCTACCCAGAGCTTTGTAAGCGAGGGCATGGGCTGGGGCAGACAGCTGGCAAGATGGGAGCCTGCTGGTTCCAGGAGAGGGAAGCGGAGAGCACAGCGATCCTGCCTCTGGGTCTCCGGCCAGTTGCTGGGTCACCTCTCCATGCCTCCGCCTCCTCGTGAGGCAGCGTAGTAGTCAGCTGAGTTAATGTATGGATAGCCCTTGGGACAGACCTGTCATGGGCATTGTGTAAGTTCCTATGGACGTGCCCTGTCTCTTCTAGACTCGGGGTTCTGGGTGGCCTTGGCCCTGTTGGTGCAGGGTGAGCCCTCACAGGTGccccaacctcccttccatcgcctgcggcctttggtcatgtcatcccacagcaagcttgtcctctccccgctgctctgcaggccaagttgcccgggacctgcctgctcaccattcgtgtgctgcaggcccacagcctgcctgccagggacGTGGGTGAGTTGACcaagagaggagaagggaactGAGGTTGCAATTGGAGCAGGGCAGGGACGGTGGGAGGTGGCAGGAGGGCTGGGCCTGCGAGGTCCTGGGAGGAGGGGCTGCAAAGAGTGATGGGCAAGGGCTGGTGATGGAGGGTGGGGCTTGGTGCGTCCCCAGGGATCCCTCTGGTGGTGAACTCTGCGTGGCTTGGGAGAGAATTGGCCCTCATTTCTTCTCCTCCAAGTGACCCACCGTGAATTCTATGTGACCCTGTGGCTGCCCACGGCCTGCAACCACCGGCTCCAGACGCGCACGGTCAACAACTGCAGAAACCCTGTCTGGAAACAGAGCTTCTACTTCTGGGTGCACAGCCAGATCAAGGTGGGCCTGCCTCAGCCCAGTCCTGCGTACCCCCAGCgccacccccacaccaccccccaccccatggccctGTCCCGCTGCTCCCCTTCCAGAACATGGTGGAGCTGAAAGTCTTTGACCAGGACCTGCTGACCAGCGACGTCCCCATGCTGTCAGTGCTGTTTGACGTGGGCACTCTGCTGCCTGGGGAGTTCCGGCGCCAGAGCTTCTTGCTGAGCCTGCAGGCAAGACTCCACATGGGCGGCCACCCTCGGTACCACCAACGGGATGCTGCTTAAATGCCCTCTTCAAAGAACTTGTTTACAGACCATGAGGTCAGGTTTCCCTGGTGCCCGAGGCCCTTGTCAACCAGGACCTGCTTCCCGAGGAGCGGCCCCCTCCTCGGGGCCACattatggacagcagccctccccgcattggcacccctggctggcatctgggttggaatctgcacatacccacactgacacacacactcacactcacattcacacccacacacagcctcacacacatacacaggtacactcacaagcaagcacacgcactcaaccactgtcacactcacacatgcacagccatgtggatacacatgcacacacactcacacgtgcacacaaccactcacatgcatgcccacatacatgcacacgtctTACCTTTGTAACTTGCTTTTTCAGGGTGGGGAGCGGTTTGACGTTGAATTCCGCCTGCGGAGTGTGTGAGTTGGGGGTTGCGGGGGTCAGGGGAGTTGGGGGTTGCGAGGTAGGGAGAGGGGCTCTGGGTCAAATCTGTCCCTTCTGGAAGGAGAGAGCCTCGTGCGCTCAGGGCTGGTGTCCTTCCCCGGGGACCCTCTGTGGTTGGAAGGACTGCCTAGGCTTCCTTGGGGGCAAGAACCTGACCCCCGCTCATGGCTTTTCCCAGGACAGACTGTGCAGAGCAGCTCACCAGCAACGGTGTCCTAGTGGTGAGTCAGATCATTGTAGTGATTGATtcaggatcatagtagtgattcgggatcatagtgGTGACTTGGGATGGTAATGGTGACTTAGGATCATGGTACTAattcgggatcatagtagtgattcgggatcatagtagtgctgtgtgatcatagtagtgatttgggatcatagtagtgtttTGGGATCACAGTAGTGCTTTGgggtcatagtagtgctttgtgatcatagtagtgctttgtgatcatagtagtgatttgggatcatagtagtgctttgtgatcatagtagtgctttgggatcatagtagtgatttgtgatcatagtagtgctttatgatcatagtagtgctttgggatcatagtagtgctttgtgatcattgtagtgctttgtgatcatagtagtgctttgtgatcatagtagtgctttgggatcatagtagtgctttatgatcatagtagtgatttgggatcatagtagtgatttgggatcacagtagtgatttgggatcatagtagtgctttgggattgtagtggtgagtgacacaccctccctcaggccATCTGCTCACCTGCCCTCCTGGCTGCAAGTCTGTCTGGACCAGGAAAGAGCAAAGTGGGAGGGGCTATGATTTCCAGAGGACATGGGACTGAGGAGCAGGAACCGCGGGCTGCAGGGGAAAGGGTAGTGGTGAGGTATCCTTGCGTGGGAGGGGCGGCATATGAATCTTCTCTTCCCAACACAGGCCCGTGAGCTTTCCcgcttgcatgtgcggctgaaggAGGCCGGGGACCAGAAGGGTGAGTCTCCCAGGTCACCAGGACAGCCCTGGCCCTCAGCCtatgtcttcccccttcctcagctgcccatcctggaagaagctgccagccacctttagcctccgaaggctaggggctgggggtgaaactgcccgggcttaccaagacctggtcttttcccatgaccctgctctgagggggctgggctgggggtaactcctcccagcctctgccagccacaggggcgggagacacctcacgggcagggaaccccctcccacccctacctcgGTTCCTTTCTCCAGAGTCAAAGGGAAAAGATCAGCTTGTGGTCCCCGGATCCTACGAGGGATCTCAGGAGGCCACCGTAGGCAGTGACTCCTTCCGTTTCCACTTCCCCACctgctgggagcaggagctgagtaTCCACCTGCAGGTAGGGTGCCCCCCCCCACTGACCCCCTGGAATTCAGGCCCACAGGGCCGGGTGGTACCCCTGCTCTGAGACTCGGGTAAGTGTACAGTTTTAGTCCCCTTGCAGAACGCCCACCAGGAGCAACTGAAGGTGCCACTCAGGGCCCTGCCATCAGACCAGCTCGTGAGGCTGGTCTTCCCTATGTCCCAGGTACTCTTCACTCAGAGGAAGAGACCTTGATGTGGGGGTGGGACAGGGCCTCAGGCCAGTGcgggggtggtggcagggggtgactccttctctcccttttcttttgggccaagcccctgggctgggctgtgggggtGCATCACTGTGGAGatgactggggcatcccagggccgaagttggggtggaggtgccagcctttctgagtggtgttttgctggtttgcaggagcctctgatgaaggtggagctgagaaaagaagacaggtgagaggctgggctgggggagagcAGCCGGGGGAGGGAGGGCGCTAAGTGCAGCTGGGTGGCCTGGAGGACCGGAAGCAAGCGggtggctgcagcagggagctcccagtcttgggaaggtgctcagagcagagagggtccttcctcagccttgtagtctgcgtgtggcctcactgggtgggagagaggtgggggctgaggagagTAACACGCCTGGTTTGAGGAGCACAAAGACCAGAAGGAAGCAACCTTTTGGGTGGAAGCAACGTGGCTGGGCCTTCAAGAACTTTTGCTGGCCCTCGGTGTCTGGGAGCATAAGCAGCCCCAACTTAAaggcctttgttccttctcagcccccgtgccccctccccagtgtagccctggtccagcgttgcaggggagggagaagctgAGACTCAGGGCCACCTTTGGCCACAGGGACACCCTCATCTGCCGGCTGGCCTTGCTGTCATGCCGGGCGTGTTTGTGTGGCTCTGGGCCCACCATCCCCCCCTCACTCTCCAAGCTTCAGCACGCaggctgaagggagagaagagatggacgtGGATCTTGCAGGGAGATGGGCCCAGTGTTCTCTTTTCTGACGAGGATGAGCACTGCCTCACTGTccgtccatccccccaccccacccccagaccaggggagctgGCCGTGCGCCTGGGCTTCGAGCTGTGTGCTGAGGAGCAGGCCTTCCTGagcaggaggaagcaggtggtggccaaggccctgcagcaggccctgcagctggagggagaCCTGCAGGAGGACGAGGTCTGTCGGGCTGGGCAGTAGTGTGGGGGTCTCAGGCCGAGTGTTGATCTGAGTGGGCCTCCACACTTCCATTGCCCGACCAGGGTTGGTTGTAAGGCGGACTTGTGTTTGCCTCTCGTCTGCCCACCTACCCCCCTTGTACTTCCCGGAGCTTTCTTGATGTTATCTTGGGCCCAATGCGGCTGAGCAGTGTCAGAACCACGGGCCCCACCAGGGGTAGCTACCCTTCTCTGTGCGTTGGCCCGTGACCTGGAGCTGCTTTTAAGACTGGGCCTCTCAGACAACTCGGTGGACATCtggccaggcctctctgctgGTTGGGCTGGCTCCTAAGGAAATGAGCTCCTTGCAAGGGGAGAGGGACGCTGATTTAGGGGTTTTGAGGTGAGCCTGTGTCTTTTAAGGAGTGACCGCCgtactccccaggctggggatggggagataaggcctgtggcctgtacgctccctggagttttcaaaacccgaaaggacccaccctgctgaaggaggttatcctgacatgactctcctcagctgctctgactcagacctgctccatgggtccccaccagactctgacctacgctaacttggtggtggggccaggggcaggggactGAGTGGCCACTTGACTTGCTGTGTCATCCTCCTGTGGTTTTTACTGCCCGGCGCACCCTGACCTCCCCTCCACCAACTGGAAGTCCCCGCAGGGCCTCCCTTGAGCCCAGCTGTACTCTGCCCTTCCAGGTCCCAGTGGTGGCAATCATGGCTACTGGTGGAGGGGTCCGGGCAATGACTTCCCTGTATGGGCAGCTGACCGGCCTCAGGGAGCTGGGCCTCTTGGACTGCGTCTTCTACATCACAGGGGCCTCAGGCTCCACTTGGTGAGCAGGCTGAGTGTGGGATCTGGGGGTgagtgggcagaggcaggggtgccTGTGGTAAGGCTTCTCCCTTGGCCTCCCTGACTAGATTGGAAGGTCTGCGAGGAGGCAGGTGGCAGGTGCGATATGCCCAAGGTGCCCATGGGCTTCGGCTGTCTCCATGGAGCTGGAAGGCACCTGCGGGctgctgccctgggagagaaGGTCCGAAGGGGTGTGAGGTCTCGGGGGACTCTTAGAGGAACCTGTCTGCCCCCGACCTCTGGCTTTGCCTAGGACCTTAGAAAACCTCTACAAGGATCCAGAGTGGTCGCAGAAGGACCTGGGGGGCGCCACCGTACTGCTGAAGATGCAGGTGACCAAGAACAAGCTGGGCGTGTTGGCTCCCAGCCAGCTGCAATGGTactaccaggagctggaggagcacgCTCGCCTGGGACACCCGGCCTGCTTCACCAACCTCTGGGACCTCATCAATGAGGCCATGCGACATGATGGGGTACAGAAGGGCGGCCCATGGAGACGGGCCTGGATCTGGAGGCAGCCCTGCTGGGTAGCAGGGCGAGGGGAGATCTCCAGAGACCAGGCAGCAATGGGTTTACACGGAGTTATCTCCCTACAGCCTGATGTCCACAAGCTCTCGGAGCAGCGACAGGCTCTGAGGCACGGCCAGAAACCTCTCCCCATGTACTATGCCCTCAACACTAAGGGGCACGGCCTGTCCACCTTTGAATTTGGAGGCAGGTCGAGGCAGCTGGTTGAGGCCCCGGGCGGCCAGGAGTCGGGGAAGGGGTGGTTGGGATGGTGTGGGGAGGCAGTTTTTCATGCCCTTCTCCTTACACTCTGGTCCGGGACCCGAGTGAATCCAGACACCCATGACCCCAGAGTCACTTGGACTGGAGGGGAGTCGCCCCGTCCTTTGTGGCTGCCCTGCGTGTGTTcgggtgggcaggagggtggtGGCCAACAGCGGTCCCTTCCCACCGCAGAGTGGTGTGATTTCTCCCCCTACGAGCTCGGTTTCTCCAAGTAAGGTGCCTTCATCCCCTCCGAGCTCTTCGGCTCCGAGTTCTTCATGGGGCTGCTGATGAAGAGGATGCCTGAGTCCCGcatctgcttcctggaaggtgagggggtcttggagagagaatgggggaggggaggatgtttCTGGGGGAGCCCCATCACTGAGGCGGGCAGCAGGGAAGGGTCAGGCTGTGACAGGAATGGGGGCTCTCGTCCCCTTGTGTCTGCGCTCCCAGGTATCTGGACCAACCTATATGCAGCCAGCCTCCAAGACAGCTTATACTGGTCCTCGGAGTCCAGTCCGTTCTGGGATCGCTGGGCTCAGACCCTGACCAGCTTGGGTAGGTGCCCAGGCtccggggctggtgctgggggtgggcatgtgactcccagctctgtgtgtgtgtggtggtgggggcactGGTCTCAGCTCTTTCCCTCTCCGGGGTCACTGCCCTCAGACTGGGCTAGCACCCACGCCCCACTCCCTGGCTGTGCAGACAAGGAGCAGGTCCCAGTGCTGAAGATGGAAGTGCCACCCAGCCTGGCTGGGAGGATCGGGGAGTTGTTCTCTGGCCTCCTGACGTGGCGTCCGCTTGCCCAGGCCACCCACAACTTTCTGCGTGGTCTCCAGTTCCACAAAGACTATTTCCAGCACCCTCacttctcctcctggaaaggtAGCTTCTCCCACCGGGGTCCAGCCCCCTGATGTCTTCCCAGAGCTGTGGGCCTTGGCTCCAGGCCCCTCCTGGGCCCCTCACCTCACCCCTTGGCTCCAGGCCTTCCATGTGTGGCCCCACGGGATGTGGGAAGTAGAGTTTCCTGCTTTCTCCTTCAGCTGGGGCTGGAGgttgcttcagggctggggccaggtgggtggggcctgagggtggagtctttttccaggagcagccagtgact includes these proteins:
- the LOC142435750 gene encoding cytosolic phospholipase A2 beta-like, with translation MGACWFQEREAESTAILPLDSGFWVALALLVQVTHREFYVTLWLPTACNHRLQTRTVNNCRNPVWKQSFYFWVHSQIKNMVELKVFDQDLLTSDVPMLSVLFDVGTLLPGEFRRQSFLLSLQARELSRLHVRLKEAGDQKESKGKDQLVVPGSYEGSQEATVGSDSFRFHFPTCWEQELSIHLQVPVVAIMATGGGVRAMTSLYGQLTGLRELGLLDCVFYITGASGSTWTLENLYKDPEWSQKDLGGATVLLKMQVTKNKLGVLAPSQLQWYYQELEEHARLGHPACFTNLWDLINEAMRHDGPDVHKLSEQRQALRHGQKPLPMYYALNTKGHGLSTFEFGGAFIPSELFGSEFFMGLLMKRMPESRICFLEGIWTNLYAASLQDSLYWSSESSPFWDRWAQTLTSLDKEQVPVLKMEVPPSLAGRIGELFSGLLTWRPLAQATHNFLRGLQFHKDYFQHPHFSSWKDTKLDGLPNQLTPGEHRLCLLDVGYFVNTSCPPLLQPTRDVDLILSLDYNLNATFQDQGNPRQLQLVGRMCQEQGIPFPPISPSLDEERQPRECHKFSDPGRPEAPVILHFPLVNDSFQDYSAPGVPRTPEEQEAGRVNLSPSDSPYHYSKVTYSQEDLDKLLGLAHYNICNNQERLPAALREAVRKRRQH